Proteins from a genomic interval of Channa argus isolate prfri chromosome 11, Channa argus male v1.0, whole genome shotgun sequence:
- the iqcd gene encoding dynein regulatory complex protein 10 isoform X1 encodes MDRLRNLTVYLEAVSSMAAKGAELAKAQSEDSLNNHKGSQKKLLSVEVKCISTILEKCINQVEIAAALLAMLQSDRMPSTVDKDLSKALQEHQILCERLEILEGLKQDSNREQGGEGSTAEKRARAQLEEDIRNSVRDVLRYIQSHPDAIIGLRLVQGMEAGESESKLIRGLKVLHSHMIEKLLIGPDEELQSVFYKQVSSSPVYDPEGIVSKEENLNTAMKQIDGLIFQEKNKIQNLQNSLLEKTAQEVGISPFAEKQSQPHVQTSKKQTSIQQKIDQLNIQLNNLILENRQAERILQEKNEKLKNNIEYLLQSFDNKMEDIQRDLETNECENELQEEELRRLEKSFSVLKVEYDQIQERRWLAEEKRKEEMRELKLKTKVAIFIQAWWRGYSVRKSLKNKGKNKKAKKSKGKGKKK; translated from the exons ATGGACAGACTGAGAAACTTGACAGTGTACTTAGAAGCAG TATCCAGTATGGCTGCGAAGGGGGCAGAGCTGGCAAAGGCCCAGTCTGAGGATTCTCTAAACAACCATAAAGGGTCACAGAAGAAGCTGCTCTCTGTTGAGGTTAAATGTATCTCGACCATATTGGAAAAATGCATCAATCAAGTTGAGATTGCAGCAGCTTTGTTGGCTATGCTTCAGTCAGACAGGATGCCTAGCACTGTGGACAAGGATTTGAGTAAAGCACTTCAAGAGCATCAAATATTATGTGAAAGACTGGAGATACTAGAAGGTCTAAAGCAGGACTCAAACAGGGAACAAGGGGGAGAAGGTAGTACAGCAGAAAAGAGAGCAAGGGCTCAGCTTGAGGAAGACATCAGGAACTCTGTCAGGGACGTACTCAGGTATATCCAAAGCCATCCAGATGCCATTATTGGTTTGAGGTTAGTGCAAGGTATGGAAGCAGGTGAGAGTGAGAGCAAATTAATTAGAGGGCTAAAGGTGCTCCACAGCCACATGATAGAAAAATTACTGATCGGTCCAGATGAGGAGTTACAGTCGGTTTTCTACAAGCAGGTGTCTTCATCCCCTGTCTACGATCCTGAGGGCATTGTTTCAAAGGAAGAAAACTTAAATACAGCCATGAAGCAAATAGACGGACTG atttttcaggaaaaaaataagatCCAAAACTTGCAGAATTCTCTGCTAGAAAAAACTGCACAAGAAGTCGGTATATCACCTTTTGCAGAAAAGCAGAGCCAGCCACATGTCCAGACATCAAAGAAACAGACTAGTATTCAACAGAAAATTGATCAACTAAACATTCAGCTCAACAATTTGATCCTTGAAAACAGACAGGCCGAGAGAATACTCCAAGAG aaaaatgaaaaattgaagAACAACATTGAATACTTGCTCCAGAGTTTTGATAATAAAATGGAAGACATCCAG AGAGACCTAGAgacaaatgaatgtgaaaatgaacTGCAGGAAGAGGAGCTGCGAAGGCTAGAGAAATCCTTTTCTGTCCTCAAGGTGGAGTACGACCAGATCCAGGAAAGGCGTTGGCTggcagaagagaagagaaaggaggagatgAGGGAACTCAAGCTGAAGACCAAAGTTGCTATTTTTATCCAAGCTTGGTGGAGAGGCTACAGTGTTCGCAAGTCCTTaaagaataaaggaaaaaacaagaagGCGAAAAAGAGCAAAggcaaaggcaaaaagaaataa
- the cfap73 gene encoding coiled-coil domain-containing protein 42: MAGRPDMTTSLIELQKKRREEEDLEAKYEVRKQVLESLEQCIDKLRSDYKNAQKVHLSFEKFHKHEDAFQAVEKAERGMQQGLRIEEELQRLRNEYTELQKRKQELELQLQRHRVYRDCMERVLKMTMFEDVESLSRQLENLLHFRDKLYKKGSEAQEKAYQQRERLVTLKDQNHLMQLQKNNKLSQLKTELEETRSKTLIWERSWNDIHDIAATKTLLLGQIKIATINLYEMAGGNLEEEECVNINDTEKQLDRIKMFIKDQEDIIKRHQALSAQLQAGKRKVQKHTSNLHYKQ, from the exons ATGGCAGGAAGACCAGACATGACCACGTCCCTTATTGAGCTTCAGAAGAAACGCCGGGAGGAGGAGGATCTCGAGGCGAAGTACGAGGTGCGCAAGCAG GTGTTGGAGAGTTTGGAACAGTGCATAGACAAGCTGCGCAGTGATTATAAGAATGCtcaaaaagtacatttgagTTTTGAGAAATTTCATAAG CATGAAGATGCTTTTCAAGCTGTTGAAAAGGCAGAGAGGGGGATGCAACAGGGGCTCCGAATAGAGGAGGAGCTACAGAGGCTAAGAAATGAATATACTGAACTGCAAAAGAGGAAACAGGAGCTAGAGCTTCAACTTCAGAGACACCGTGTATACAGGGACTGCATGGAACGGGTGCTAAAAATGACTATG tTTGAAGATGTGGAGTCGCTCTCGCGACAATTGGAAAATCTTCTCCACTTTAGAGACAAGTTATATAAGAAGGGAAGTGAGGCACAGGAGAAGGCCTACCAGCAGAGAGAAAGACTGGTGACACTGAAGGATCAGAATCACTTAATGCAGCTgcaaaagaacaacaaactgTCCCAGCTGAAGACCGAGCTAGAGGAGACACGTTCTAAAACTCTAATTTGG GAAAGGAGTTGGAACGACATTCATGATATTGCTGCCACAAAAACTCTTCTATTGGGACAGATTAAGATTGCAACTATAAATCTCTATGAAATGGCAGGTGGTAATTTGGAAGAGGAAGAATGTGTCAATATAaatgacacagagaaacagctgGACAGG ATCAAGATGTTTATCAAGGACCAAGAAGATATAATAAAAAGACACCAAGCTCTCTCAGCACAGCTACAAGCAGGAAAGCGAAAAGTCCAAAAACATACTTCAAATTTGCATTACAAACAATGA
- the iqcd gene encoding dynein regulatory complex protein 10 isoform X2 gives MAAKGAELAKAQSEDSLNNHKGSQKKLLSVEVKCISTILEKCINQVEIAAALLAMLQSDRMPSTVDKDLSKALQEHQILCERLEILEGLKQDSNREQGGEGSTAEKRARAQLEEDIRNSVRDVLRYIQSHPDAIIGLRLVQGMEAGESESKLIRGLKVLHSHMIEKLLIGPDEELQSVFYKQVSSSPVYDPEGIVSKEENLNTAMKQIDGLIFQEKNKIQNLQNSLLEKTAQEVGISPFAEKQSQPHVQTSKKQTSIQQKIDQLNIQLNNLILENRQAERILQEKNEKLKNNIEYLLQSFDNKMEDIQRDLETNECENELQEEELRRLEKSFSVLKVEYDQIQERRWLAEEKRKEEMRELKLKTKVAIFIQAWWRGYSVRKSLKNKGKNKKAKKSKGKGKKK, from the exons ATGGCTGCGAAGGGGGCAGAGCTGGCAAAGGCCCAGTCTGAGGATTCTCTAAACAACCATAAAGGGTCACAGAAGAAGCTGCTCTCTGTTGAGGTTAAATGTATCTCGACCATATTGGAAAAATGCATCAATCAAGTTGAGATTGCAGCAGCTTTGTTGGCTATGCTTCAGTCAGACAGGATGCCTAGCACTGTGGACAAGGATTTGAGTAAAGCACTTCAAGAGCATCAAATATTATGTGAAAGACTGGAGATACTAGAAGGTCTAAAGCAGGACTCAAACAGGGAACAAGGGGGAGAAGGTAGTACAGCAGAAAAGAGAGCAAGGGCTCAGCTTGAGGAAGACATCAGGAACTCTGTCAGGGACGTACTCAGGTATATCCAAAGCCATCCAGATGCCATTATTGGTTTGAGGTTAGTGCAAGGTATGGAAGCAGGTGAGAGTGAGAGCAAATTAATTAGAGGGCTAAAGGTGCTCCACAGCCACATGATAGAAAAATTACTGATCGGTCCAGATGAGGAGTTACAGTCGGTTTTCTACAAGCAGGTGTCTTCATCCCCTGTCTACGATCCTGAGGGCATTGTTTCAAAGGAAGAAAACTTAAATACAGCCATGAAGCAAATAGACGGACTG atttttcaggaaaaaaataagatCCAAAACTTGCAGAATTCTCTGCTAGAAAAAACTGCACAAGAAGTCGGTATATCACCTTTTGCAGAAAAGCAGAGCCAGCCACATGTCCAGACATCAAAGAAACAGACTAGTATTCAACAGAAAATTGATCAACTAAACATTCAGCTCAACAATTTGATCCTTGAAAACAGACAGGCCGAGAGAATACTCCAAGAG aaaaatgaaaaattgaagAACAACATTGAATACTTGCTCCAGAGTTTTGATAATAAAATGGAAGACATCCAG AGAGACCTAGAgacaaatgaatgtgaaaatgaacTGCAGGAAGAGGAGCTGCGAAGGCTAGAGAAATCCTTTTCTGTCCTCAAGGTGGAGTACGACCAGATCCAGGAAAGGCGTTGGCTggcagaagagaagagaaaggaggagatgAGGGAACTCAAGCTGAAGACCAAAGTTGCTATTTTTATCCAAGCTTGGTGGAGAGGCTACAGTGTTCGCAAGTCCTTaaagaataaaggaaaaaacaagaagGCGAAAAAGAGCAAAggcaaaggcaaaaagaaataa